In Serinus canaria isolate serCan28SL12 chromosome 5, serCan2020, whole genome shotgun sequence, the following proteins share a genomic window:
- the ARL14EP gene encoding ARL14 effector protein: MDPCSVGVQLQVTSECHKIYYTRHTGFKTKQDISSSDLLLLQLRTGITLSENNTICFHHAKIYIERFEDLQKSCCDPFNIHRKLSKKNLRPIDLDDAAFLSAKFGRQFVPGWKLCPKCMQIINGSVDVEPEERQRRRLDPDGRTAKALKSLQFANPGRQTEFTPETSKREKRRQTKISVFNSDRQVIPAKSKVYDSQGLLLYSGMDLCDCLDEDCLGCFYACPKCGSNKCGTECRCDRKWLYEQIEIEGGEIIRNKHVG, from the exons ATGGATCCTTGTTCAGTTGGAGTTCAGCTCCAGGTTACCAGTGAGTGCCATAAGATCTATTACACCCGTCACACTGGCTTCAAGACCAAACAAGATATCTCTTCATCTGAcctcctgctgcttcagctgaggACTGGGATAACCCTGTCAGAGAACAACACAATCTGCTTCCACCATGCCAAAATTTACATCGAGAGATTTGAAGACTTACAAAAATCCTGTTGTGATCCCTTTAACATCCACAGAAAACTGTCAAAGAAAAACTTGCGACCAATTGACTTGGACGATGCAGCTTTTCTGAGTGCCAAGTTTGGAAGGCAGTTTGTTCCTGGCTGGAAACTTTGTCCCAAGTGTATGCAGATAATCAATGGAAGTGTGGATGTGGAACCTGAGGAGCGACAAAGGAGAAGGCTGGATCCAGAT ggACGTACAGCTAAGGCTTTAAAGTCTCTCCAGTTTGCTAACCCAGGACGACAGACTGAGTTCACTCCAGAGACcagtaaaagagagaaaagaaggcaAACAAAAATCTCAGTCTTTAATTCAGACAG GCAAGTAATTCCAGCCAAGAGTAAGGTGTATgacagccaggggctgctgctgtacAGCGGGATGGACCTGTGTGACTGCCTGGACGAGGACTGCCTGGGCTGCTTCTACGCCTGCCCCAAGTGCGGCTCCAACAAGTGCGGCACCGAGTGCCGCTGCGACCGCAAGTGGCTCTACGAGCAGATCGAGATCGAGGGAGGGGAGATCATCAGGAACAAGCACGTGGGCTAG